A genomic stretch from Deinococcus metalli includes:
- a CDS encoding Lrp/AsnC family transcriptional regulator, translated as MLSLDDLDWKILRFLRADGRTSFREIARQVGVTEGTVRNRVNALTDSGSVRIIAVADPISLGVPILATTYARIRPDALERFCTRMEEASEVCYLGVGLGQKNVVVESMHQDLRGLFDFTQRYLNHPDVHEYDTVQVINIRKTVWDWETVNPSAQPQPDSSSLEVLK; from the coding sequence ATGCTCTCGCTCGATGATCTGGACTGGAAGATCCTGCGGTTCCTGCGCGCCGACGGCCGGACGTCGTTCCGGGAAATCGCCCGGCAGGTCGGCGTCACGGAGGGCACGGTGCGCAACCGTGTCAACGCCCTGACCGATTCGGGATCGGTACGCATCATCGCGGTGGCCGATCCCATCAGCCTGGGCGTGCCGATCCTGGCGACCACCTACGCCCGCATCCGCCCGGACGCCCTGGAGCGCTTCTGCACGCGCATGGAGGAGGCCAGCGAGGTCTGCTACCTGGGCGTGGGCCTGGGGCAGAAGAACGTGGTCGTGGAATCCATGCACCAGGATCTGCGCGGCCTCTTCGACTTCACGCAGCGGTACCTGAACCACCCCGACGTGCACGAGTACGACACCGTGCAGGTCATCAACATCCGCAAGACCGTGTGGGACTGGGAAACGGTCAACCCGTCCGCCCAGCCACAGCCCGATTCGAGTTCCCTGGAGGTCCTGAAATGA
- a CDS encoding IclR family transcriptional regulator has translation MTQATRDVPRYLIQSAALTLEVLLVFGRPPYRYTPSEMAQQLDLDRNQAFRCLRTLQHVGFIRMDEDDRFVLTTLVDQLAAASQPQPTFVSAAQPFMDEVSQSTGETVNLFVLDGDQMTSVDHRDGVRPVRLVTEPGRRTPLHAGACPKAVLAYLPPAEQDALLAQLPSLPRFTPHTELDPDALRAELGLTRLRGYAISDLDIDEEARGVGAPIFNASGHAIGAISVGGPASRMTPSRLAELGDTIRSAAQRISRQLGHNRSPSFPLE, from the coding sequence GTGACCCAAGCCACCAGGGACGTTCCGCGCTACCTCATTCAGTCCGCCGCCCTCACACTCGAAGTCCTGCTGGTGTTCGGCCGCCCGCCCTACCGCTACACACCCTCCGAGATGGCCCAGCAGCTCGACCTGGACCGCAACCAGGCGTTCCGCTGCCTGCGGACCCTCCAGCACGTGGGCTTCATCCGGATGGACGAGGACGACCGCTTCGTGCTGACCACGCTCGTCGATCAGCTGGCCGCCGCGTCTCAGCCGCAGCCGACCTTCGTCAGCGCCGCGCAGCCGTTCATGGACGAGGTCTCGCAGTCCACCGGCGAGACCGTCAACCTGTTCGTGCTGGACGGCGACCAGATGACCAGCGTGGATCACCGCGACGGGGTGCGCCCGGTGCGGCTGGTCACCGAGCCCGGCCGCCGCACGCCGCTGCACGCCGGCGCGTGTCCCAAGGCCGTGCTGGCCTACCTGCCCCCGGCGGAACAGGACGCCCTGCTGGCGCAGTTGCCGTCCCTGCCCCGCTTCACGCCCCATACCGAACTGGACCCGGACGCGCTGCGGGCCGAACTCGGCCTCACCCGATTGCGCGGCTACGCGATCAGCGACCTCGACATCGACGAGGAGGCCCGCGGGGTCGGCGCGCCGATCTTCAACGCGTCCGGGCACGCCATCGGCGCGATCAGCGTCGGCGGTCCGGCGTCGCGCATGACTCCGTCGCGGCTGGCGGAACTCGGCGACACGATCCGCTCGGCCGCGCAGCGCATCTCCCGGCAGCTCGGTCACAACCGGTCCCCATCGTTCCCCCTTGAGTGA
- a CDS encoding ABC transporter substrate-binding protein — protein MKRRTMTLILGTLLAGAAGAQSADPNGTVTFVTTADPTFNPWSPNAFVESNLINELLFPGLTRWDKDLKPVPDLATSWKASADGLKWTFNLRKNVKWSDGQPLTADDVAFTFNDLVLKKELGANQGSTWRNSVTKVNVVNPSTVEFILSRPWASLPTYLAYYAGILPKHSFQGVTDPWKFTAFNKQNPVSSGPFKISQVVSGATVRMVRNDNYWGGKPKLQGVTFKVVPDSNAQLAQLLSGDVDLIAIGNPETVDRVKSSPNLAIDIATANIYYFVALNQDDARFQDARVRQALLYAINRPAMISSVLKGYGQVATGPIAPIQKTYYNASVQQYPYDPAKAKALLAQAGWRPGPDGTLMKDGKPFVISMPTASYQQLVPISLLVQQYWKDIGVKAEIKTMDWNSYIQQVIVKRDYQASAAWWSTPADPDVLPYYDSSAANVGNNIPNYKNPKLDTLLENGRKASSQLARRVVYNEAQALMAKELPYLYLWYPQSITAYNKRVQGMRGITQAADFQYANEWFVTK, from the coding sequence ATGAAACGACGCACCATGACGCTGATTCTCGGTACCCTTCTGGCCGGCGCGGCCGGCGCCCAGAGTGCCGACCCGAACGGCACCGTCACCTTCGTGACGACCGCGGACCCCACCTTCAACCCGTGGAGCCCGAACGCCTTCGTCGAGTCCAACCTGATCAACGAGCTGCTGTTCCCCGGTCTGACCCGCTGGGACAAGGACCTCAAGCCGGTGCCGGACCTGGCGACGTCGTGGAAGGCGTCCGCCGACGGCCTGAAGTGGACCTTCAACCTGCGCAAGAACGTGAAGTGGTCCGACGGGCAGCCCCTGACGGCCGACGATGTGGCCTTCACCTTCAACGACCTGGTGCTGAAGAAGGAACTCGGCGCCAACCAGGGCAGCACGTGGCGCAACTCGGTGACGAAGGTGAACGTGGTCAACCCCAGCACCGTCGAGTTCATCCTGTCGCGCCCGTGGGCGTCGCTGCCCACGTACCTCGCGTACTACGCGGGCATCCTGCCCAAGCACTCGTTCCAGGGCGTCACGGACCCGTGGAAGTTCACGGCCTTCAACAAGCAGAACCCGGTCAGCTCGGGGCCGTTCAAGATCTCGCAGGTGGTGTCCGGCGCGACGGTCCGCATGGTGCGCAACGACAACTACTGGGGCGGCAAGCCCAAACTCCAGGGCGTGACCTTCAAGGTCGTGCCGGACAGCAACGCACAGCTCGCGCAGCTGCTGTCCGGCGACGTGGACCTGATCGCCATCGGCAACCCCGAGACGGTCGACCGCGTCAAGAGCAGCCCGAACCTCGCCATCGACATCGCCACCGCGAACATCTACTACTTCGTGGCGCTCAACCAGGACGACGCTCGCTTCCAGGACGCCCGCGTACGCCAGGCGCTGCTGTACGCCATCAACCGCCCGGCCATGATCTCCAGCGTCCTGAAGGGCTACGGGCAGGTCGCCACCGGTCCCATCGCACCCATCCAGAAGACGTACTACAACGCCAGCGTCCAGCAGTACCCCTACGACCCCGCCAAGGCCAAGGCGCTGCTCGCGCAGGCCGGCTGGAGACCCGGCCCGGACGGCACGCTGATGAAGGACGGCAAGCCCTTCGTGATCAGCATGCCCACCGCGTCGTACCAGCAGCTCGTGCCGATCTCGCTGCTGGTGCAGCAGTACTGGAAGGACATCGGCGTGAAGGCCGAGATCAAGACCATGGACTGGAACTCGTACATCCAGCAGGTGATCGTCAAGCGCGACTACCAGGCGTCTGCCGCGTGGTGGTCCACCCCGGCCGACCCGGACGTGCTGCCGTACTACGACTCCTCGGCTGCGAACGTGGGCAACAACATCCCCAACTACAAGAACCCCAAGCTGGACACGCTGCTCGAGAACGGCCGCAAGGCCAGCAGCCAGCTCGCCCGCCGCGTCGTGTACAACGAGGCGCAGGCGCTGATGGCCAAGGAGCTGCCGTACCTGTACCTGTGGTACCCGCAGAGCATCACCGCGTACAACAAGCGCGTCCAGGGCATGCGCGGCATCACGCAGGCGGCCGATTTCCAGTACGCCAACGAGTGGTTCGTCACGAAGTAA
- a CDS encoding ABC transporter substrate-binding protein, which translates to MKRSLTLALSLGVILLGAAHAQTPVRGGILKAAWTQEPANLDPHVTSAYSSFQILENVLDTLVTVDAKGKIIPSLATAWKASADGKTWTFTLRQGVKFSNGRALSAADVAYCLNRLRDPKTGSGNAYHLSGVTAVTAPSANTVVLTLSKARTNILGDLTSKATGIFAKEGVADKSVATRPVGTGPFKITSYQPGVGVKLARNTNYWQAGLPYLDGVDIRVVPDEGVRRSSLVSGDVDWVMAVPPQDIPTLKTNAALKVDSIPAFSYWYIGVNTKHKPFDQKPVRQAMAEVINRDQIVQGAIFGQGVANQSPIPAVNEFGQTYAPYTGSLEKAKALLGKGGAVAGFETSIMVTGQYPESVRIAQILQAQLAPLGIKANIRTLEWAQWLEEEGKGNYDLYVLSWNAMIDPDEYYYAQQRTGEGFNFTGYSNPAVDKLLDTARVATSDAQRKPLYTQINKLVVDDAPYIYLYNPSNVNAYSTKVHGYAARADQAIKFVNTWLSK; encoded by the coding sequence ATGAAACGATCCCTGACCCTGGCCCTGTCCCTCGGCGTGATCCTGCTCGGCGCGGCGCATGCCCAGACCCCGGTGCGCGGCGGCATCCTGAAGGCCGCGTGGACGCAGGAACCCGCCAACCTCGACCCGCACGTCACGTCCGCGTACTCGTCGTTCCAGATCCTCGAAAACGTGCTCGACACGCTGGTCACGGTGGACGCCAAGGGCAAGATCATTCCGTCGCTGGCGACCGCGTGGAAGGCCAGCGCCGACGGCAAGACCTGGACGTTTACCCTGCGCCAGGGCGTGAAGTTCAGCAACGGCCGCGCCCTGAGCGCCGCCGACGTCGCGTACTGCCTGAACCGCCTGCGCGATCCCAAGACCGGTTCGGGCAACGCGTACCACCTGTCGGGCGTGACGGCCGTGACCGCCCCCAGCGCGAACACCGTCGTGCTGACGCTGAGCAAGGCACGCACGAACATCCTGGGCGACCTGACCAGCAAGGCCACCGGCATCTTCGCCAAGGAGGGCGTGGCCGACAAGTCCGTGGCCACCCGGCCGGTGGGCACCGGCCCCTTCAAGATCACGTCGTACCAGCCGGGCGTGGGCGTCAAGCTCGCGCGCAATACCAACTACTGGCAGGCCGGCCTGCCGTACCTGGACGGCGTGGACATCCGCGTCGTGCCGGACGAGGGCGTGCGCCGCTCCTCGCTGGTCAGCGGCGACGTCGACTGGGTGATGGCCGTGCCGCCCCAGGACATCCCCACCCTCAAGACCAACGCGGCGCTGAAGGTCGACTCGATCCCGGCGTTCTCGTACTGGTACATCGGCGTGAACACCAAGCACAAGCCCTTCGACCAGAAGCCGGTACGCCAGGCCATGGCCGAGGTCATCAACCGCGACCAGATCGTGCAGGGCGCCATCTTCGGGCAGGGCGTCGCCAACCAGAGTCCCATCCCGGCCGTCAACGAGTTCGGGCAGACGTACGCGCCGTACACCGGCAGCCTCGAAAAGGCCAAGGCCCTGCTCGGCAAGGGCGGTGCGGTCGCCGGCTTCGAGACCAGCATCATGGTGACCGGGCAGTACCCGGAATCGGTGCGCATCGCGCAGATCCTCCAGGCACAGCTCGCGCCGCTGGGAATCAAGGCGAACATCCGCACCCTGGAGTGGGCGCAGTGGCTGGAGGAAGAGGGCAAGGGCAACTACGACCTGTACGTCCTGAGCTGGAACGCCATGATCGACCCGGACGAGTACTACTACGCGCAGCAGCGCACCGGCGAGGGCTTCAACTTCACCGGCTACAGCAACCCCGCCGTGGACAAGCTGCTCGACACCGCCCGCGTGGCGACCAGCGACGCCCAGCGCAAGCCGCTGTACACGCAGATCAACAAGCTGGTCGTGGACGACGCGCCGTATATCTACCTGTACAACCCGTCGAACGTGAACGCGTACTCGACGAAGGTGCACGGCTACGCCGCTCGGGCCGACCAGGCGATCAAGTTCGTGAACACCTGGCTGAGCAAGTAA
- a CDS encoding ABC transporter permease encodes MLGFLVRRLGQGVLVLVLISLITFFLINLAPGGPSAASRFETTAEERAALTKQLGLDQPLVSRYGQWAGGVVQGNFGVTLNGGQPIGPILRQRLGNTAQLGLSALLLSVVIGIPLGILTAMRRNSVLDHVVNAITTLGMSIPDFWTGIMAILLFSVVWKVLPSSGLYDASAGFSAVGWLQHMILPAGVLAFVMLPNLVRFTRSSLLEVLGMDYLRTARAKGLREQRVIGKHALRNAFVPIVAMVGLILPALLSGSVIIESVFGLPGMGRLAVDAALGRDYNTIMAVTLVAGAVVIVTNLLVDLTYSLVDPRIRHD; translated from the coding sequence ATGCTGGGTTTTCTGGTTCGCCGCCTCGGGCAGGGCGTGCTCGTCCTCGTCCTGATCTCGCTGATCACGTTCTTCCTGATCAACCTCGCCCCCGGCGGGCCGAGCGCCGCGTCGCGCTTCGAGACCACCGCCGAGGAACGCGCCGCGCTGACCAAACAGCTGGGCCTCGACCAGCCGCTCGTCAGCCGCTACGGGCAGTGGGCGGGCGGTGTGGTCCAGGGAAACTTCGGCGTGACCCTCAACGGCGGGCAGCCCATCGGCCCGATCCTGCGCCAGCGGCTGGGCAACACCGCGCAGCTGGGGCTCTCGGCGCTGCTGCTGTCGGTGGTGATCGGCATTCCGCTGGGCATCCTGACCGCCATGCGCCGCAACTCGGTGCTCGACCACGTGGTGAACGCCATCACCACGCTGGGCATGAGCATCCCGGACTTCTGGACCGGCATCATGGCCATTTTGCTGTTCTCGGTGGTGTGGAAGGTGCTGCCGTCGTCCGGGCTGTACGACGCGAGCGCGGGCTTCTCGGCGGTGGGATGGCTCCAGCACATGATCCTGCCCGCCGGCGTGCTGGCCTTCGTGATGCTGCCGAACCTGGTGCGCTTCACCCGCTCGTCGCTGCTGGAGGTGCTGGGCATGGATTACCTGCGCACCGCCCGTGCCAAGGGTCTGAGGGAGCAGCGCGTGATCGGCAAGCACGCCCTGCGTAACGCCTTCGTGCCCATCGTGGCGATGGTCGGCCTGATCCTGCCGGCACTCCTGAGCGGCTCGGTGATCATCGAGAGCGTGTTCGGGCTGCCCGGCATGGGCCGCCTCGCGGTGGACGCCGCGCTGGGCCGCGACTACAACACCATCATGGCCGTGACGCTGGTGGCCGGGGCCGTGGTGATCGTCACGAACCTGCTCGTGGACCTCACATACTCGCTGGTCGACCCGAGGATCCGCCATGACTGA
- a CDS encoding dipeptidase: MTDVKDKTAPQDAPMQQKNYTGYKSFSYLEPGKDYKVYPLAQELNRVQSRRPEVTPEQEARVRRLFQEQLMISLHDHCFVAPEDLSQFLEFRRWGRDFTGYEGLSVSGLDAVFDNLMNGTAMITSRGGWKWDDIIYDLGMRLSDIAHQDMVVLCRTTEDIVNAKKNGQIAFIVSIEGAAMIENELDRLDILYGLGVRCLGIAYSEGNQLGGGLKEPRDGGLTTFGRQAVKRMNKLGIAIDVSHSGDQTALDTIEVSDKPIFITHAGARALWNSNRLKPDDVIRACAAKGGVIGIEAAPHTTLTEKHSRHTIESFMEHFEYCVNLVGIDHVAFGPDVLFGDHVGLHDALTEALSIGASRGHLSYDKVPFVDGIENPAEAFPNIVRWLVAHGYSDEDIGKAVGGNIMRVLKEAWYK, translated from the coding sequence ATGACTGACGTGAAAGACAAAACGGCCCCGCAAGACGCCCCCATGCAGCAGAAGAACTACACCGGCTACAAGTCCTTCTCGTACCTGGAGCCCGGCAAGGATTACAAGGTCTACCCGCTGGCGCAGGAACTGAACCGCGTCCAGAGCCGCCGCCCCGAGGTCACGCCCGAGCAGGAGGCCCGCGTCCGGCGCCTGTTCCAGGAGCAGCTGATGATCTCGCTGCACGACCACTGCTTCGTGGCGCCCGAGGACCTCAGCCAGTTCCTGGAATTCCGTCGCTGGGGCCGCGATTTCACCGGCTACGAGGGCCTGAGCGTGTCGGGTCTGGACGCCGTGTTCGACAACCTGATGAACGGCACCGCGATGATCACGTCGCGCGGCGGCTGGAAGTGGGACGACATCATCTACGACCTCGGGATGCGCCTGTCGGACATCGCGCACCAGGACATGGTCGTGCTGTGCCGCACCACCGAGGACATCGTGAACGCCAAGAAAAACGGGCAGATCGCGTTCATCGTGTCCATCGAGGGCGCGGCGATGATCGAGAACGAACTCGACCGCCTGGACATCCTGTACGGACTCGGCGTGCGCTGCCTGGGCATCGCGTACAGCGAGGGCAACCAGCTCGGCGGCGGCCTGAAGGAGCCGCGTGACGGTGGCCTGACCACCTTCGGGCGGCAGGCCGTGAAGCGCATGAACAAGCTCGGCATCGCCATCGACGTGAGCCACTCCGGCGACCAGACGGCCCTCGACACCATCGAGGTGAGCGACAAGCCGATCTTCATCACGCACGCAGGCGCTCGGGCGCTGTGGAACTCCAACCGCCTGAAGCCCGACGACGTGATCCGGGCCTGCGCCGCGAAGGGCGGCGTGATCGGCATCGAGGCCGCGCCGCACACCACCCTGACCGAGAAGCACTCGCGGCACACCATCGAGTCGTTCATGGAGCACTTCGAGTACTGCGTGAACCTCGTCGGCATCGACCACGTGGCCTTCGGCCCCGACGTGCTGTTCGGTGACCACGTCGGTCTGCACGACGCCCTGACCGAGGCGCTGTCCATCGGCGCGTCGCGCGGGCACCTGAGCTACGACAAGGTGCCGTTCGTGGACGGTATCGAGAACCCCGCCGAGGCCTTCCCGAACATCGTCCGCTGGCTGGTGGCGCACGGCTACAGCGACGAGGACATCGGCAAGGCGGTGGGCGGAAACATCATGCGCGTGCTGAAGGAGGCGTGGTACAAGTGA
- a CDS encoding ABC transporter permease, with protein MTEARELATPTAAPRRVQRRAGLVARLVRHPVGALALTVLALLYLTAFLGPLVYTASPITADPLNTTAGPSAQHLLGTDELGRDVLARLMYGGRITLMISVISMVVALTIGSLVGALAGYHRGWLETTLMRVVDTFMAIPSFFLILAALAVLGNSPPVVVIVVGLGFWPQVARIVHAEVTKIRNFDFVEAERALGASSSRIIWRHIFPQALPATAVLTTLGIAWSILTETGLSYLGLGIQPPLASWGNMLQNAQTYFWVKPALAVYPGLMIAVAVLCFNLIGNVLRDLTDPRSR; from the coding sequence ATGACTGAGGCGCGTGAACTTGCCACGCCGACCGCCGCGCCGCGCCGGGTCCAGCGCCGGGCCGGGCTGGTCGCCCGGCTGGTGCGGCATCCCGTCGGGGCACTCGCGCTGACCGTGCTGGCGCTGCTGTACCTGACCGCATTCCTGGGGCCGCTGGTGTACACCGCGTCGCCCATCACCGCCGATCCGCTGAACACCACGGCCGGGCCGTCGGCGCAGCATCTGCTGGGCACCGACGAACTCGGTCGGGACGTGCTCGCGCGGCTGATGTACGGCGGGCGCATCACGCTGATGATCAGCGTCATCTCGATGGTCGTCGCCCTGACCATCGGCTCGCTGGTGGGCGCGCTGGCCGGCTACCACCGCGGCTGGCTGGAGACCACGCTGATGCGCGTCGTGGACACCTTCATGGCGATCCCCAGCTTCTTCCTGATCCTCGCGGCGCTGGCGGTGCTGGGCAACAGCCCGCCGGTGGTCGTGATCGTCGTGGGCCTGGGCTTCTGGCCGCAGGTGGCCCGCATCGTGCACGCCGAGGTCACCAAGATCCGCAACTTCGACTTCGTGGAAGCCGAGCGTGCGCTGGGGGCGTCGAGCAGCCGCATCATCTGGCGGCACATCTTCCCGCAGGCGCTGCCCGCCACAGCGGTGCTGACCACCCTGGGCATCGCGTGGTCGATCCTGACCGAGACTGGCCTGAGCTACCTAGGCCTGGGCATCCAGCCGCCGCTGGCGTCGTGGGGCAACATGCTCCAGAACGCCCAGACGTACTTCTGGGTCAAGCCCGCCCTGGCGGTGTACCCGGGGCTAATGATCGCGGTGGCGGTGCTGTGTTTCAACCTGATCGGCAACGTGCTGCGCGACCTGACCGACCCGAGGAGCCGGTGA
- a CDS encoding alpha/beta fold hydrolase yields MSRRVTVNGVELVYEDGGQGTAIVTLHGGPGMGSRAGDWAAFQPLTDSYRLVSYDQRGNGESGAGEPYSHAQFVSDLEALRVELKLGKIVVLGGSYGGFLALEYALAHQEHVHAVILRDTAASNRFQGTSMDRAMSSGFPMDQERLERLFAGKVASDDEFRESFAMIQPLYTVERDPAAEAERLARIPFRYETHNWAFSRNQPDYDLTGRLHEIGVPVLVTVGREDWITPLEASEELAAGLPNNEFVVFEHSGHSPHIEERERYLGVVRDFLARHVPAPAPARRRTRSFSRSRRRNAPSAPGPSSSTCRRARTRPCCSTTSSSSTLPASRSTRPSGLSPC; encoded by the coding sequence GTGAGCCGCCGCGTCACCGTGAACGGCGTGGAACTCGTGTACGAGGACGGCGGCCAGGGCACGGCCATCGTGACCCTGCACGGCGGGCCCGGCATGGGCAGCCGCGCCGGCGACTGGGCCGCGTTCCAGCCGCTGACCGACTCCTACCGTCTGGTCTCTTACGACCAGCGCGGCAACGGCGAGTCGGGGGCCGGCGAGCCGTACTCGCACGCGCAGTTCGTGTCCGATCTGGAGGCCCTGCGCGTGGAACTGAAGCTCGGCAAGATCGTGGTGCTGGGCGGCAGCTACGGCGGCTTTCTGGCGCTGGAGTACGCGCTGGCCCACCAGGAGCACGTCCACGCGGTGATCCTGCGCGACACCGCCGCCAGCAACCGCTTCCAGGGCACCAGCATGGACCGCGCCATGAGCAGCGGCTTCCCGATGGATCAGGAGCGGCTGGAGCGCCTGTTCGCCGGCAAGGTCGCCAGCGACGACGAGTTCCGCGAGAGCTTCGCCATGATCCAGCCGCTGTACACCGTGGAGCGCGACCCGGCCGCCGAGGCCGAGCGCCTGGCGCGCATTCCCTTCCGGTACGAGACGCACAACTGGGCCTTCAGCCGCAACCAGCCGGACTACGACCTGACCGGCCGCCTGCACGAGATCGGGGTGCCGGTGCTGGTCACGGTCGGGCGCGAGGACTGGATCACGCCGCTGGAGGCCTCAGAAGAGCTGGCGGCAGGCCTGCCGAACAATGAGTTCGTGGTGTTCGAGCACAGCGGGCACTCGCCGCACATCGAGGAACGCGAGCGTTACCTGGGCGTGGTGCGGGACTTCCTGGCGCGGCACGTGCCGGCCCCCGCGCCCGCACGACGGCGGACCCGGTCGTTCAGCCGATCACGCCGGAGGAACGCGCCCAGCGCGCCCGGACCGTCTTCGAGCACCTGCCGGCGGGCACGGACGCGGCCGTGCTGTTCGACGACCAGTTCATCCAGTACTTTGCCAGCTTCGCGTTCCACGCGACCGAGCGGCCTATCGCCCTGCTGA
- a CDS encoding BPL-N domain-containing protein, with product MSAAPAWWTALRAELAPLLPGLRVAVYASGGAPYHHAALVAQWGGVPEPLSAERIQAGALAGYDVLVMPGGGLLGMGGLLAALGVEGSTQIREWVAGGGMYVGSCAGAYLPARVPTSFAEQHPAILPLHLLDVPLANGADGGLGGLDSPGVGVLHAAVSAPTHWLTRGLPPHFEVVHYNGPCFTPTVGSDVAAVTRVEAAGEAFTPWERSLPGDAPALVDTLIESRAANVVAGPFGDGTVVLFGSHPEFGFDALQLGWGEAARLFGNALLYQSGRRRRAEPSVSVSAMTTDLTDVADALSTASQRFQRLTTLAPDLSGAPAFLGSTPTALWTAALSEAATLSADTAEYVMALTTVPTAYGPWLDSPAAPGQDYGFVGLRQLAAQILSLLDQAEEHLRSPPPPVTSPYGEWDRHPYHLLASSYLSAAGLSASASLAAGTLGTLSGTDRPPPHPMFRPLWTSPERKDHD from the coding sequence GTGAGCGCCGCACCGGCGTGGTGGACGGCGCTGCGCGCCGAACTGGCCCCGCTGCTGCCCGGCCTGCGGGTGGCGGTGTACGCCTCGGGCGGCGCGCCGTACCACCACGCCGCGCTGGTCGCCCAGTGGGGCGGCGTTCCGGAGCCCCTGAGTGCCGAGCGCATCCAGGCCGGCGCCCTGGCCGGATACGACGTGCTGGTCATGCCCGGCGGCGGTCTACTGGGCATGGGCGGCCTGCTGGCGGCGCTGGGGGTCGAGGGCAGTACCCAGATACGCGAGTGGGTGGCCGGGGGCGGCATGTACGTCGGCTCCTGCGCCGGTGCGTACCTGCCGGCCCGCGTGCCCACGAGTTTTGCCGAGCAGCACCCGGCCATCCTCCCGCTGCACCTGCTGGACGTGCCCCTCGCCAACGGCGCCGACGGTGGGCTGGGCGGTCTCGACTCGCCCGGCGTGGGCGTGCTGCATGCCGCGGTCAGCGCCCCGACACACTGGCTGACGCGGGGCCTGCCCCCGCACTTCGAGGTCGTGCACTACAACGGGCCGTGCTTCACTCCAACGGTCGGCTCGGACGTGGCCGCCGTGACACGAGTGGAGGCCGCTGGAGAGGCCTTCACTCCGTGGGAACGCAGCCTGCCGGGCGACGCCCCGGCGCTGGTGGACACGCTGATCGAGTCCCGCGCCGCGAACGTCGTCGCCGGCCCCTTCGGAGACGGCACGGTGGTGCTGTTCGGCTCGCACCCCGAGTTCGGCTTCGACGCGCTTCAACTCGGCTGGGGAGAAGCGGCCCGGCTGTTCGGCAACGCGCTGCTCTATCAGTCCGGACGCCGGCGCCGGGCCGAGCCGTCTGTCTCTGTGAGCGCCATGACCACCGACCTGACGGACGTGGCGGATGCGCTGAGCACCGCCTCCCAGCGTTTCCAGCGCCTGACGACCCTGGCCCCGGACCTCAGTGGGGCGCCGGCCTTCTTGGGCTCCACTCCCACCGCCCTGTGGACGGCGGCGCTGAGCGAGGCCGCCACCCTGAGCGCCGACACGGCCGAGTACGTGATGGCCCTGACCACCGTGCCGACCGCGTACGGACCGTGGCTCGACTCGCCGGCCGCGCCGGGACAGGACTACGGCTTCGTGGGGCTGCGGCAGCTCGCCGCGCAGATCCTCAGCCTGCTCGATCAGGCCGAGGAGCACCTGCGGTCTCCCCCACCGCCGGTGACGTCGCCGTACGGCGAGTGGGATCGGCACCCGTACCATCTGCTCGCCAGTTCGTACCTCAGCGCCGCGGGCCTGAGCGCGTCCGCCAGCCTCGCCGCCGGCACCCTCGGCACCCTGTCCGGCACCGACCGTCCACCACCCCACCCGATGTTCCGCCCCCTGTGGACCAGCCCCGAGAGGAAAGACCATGACTGA